A genomic segment from Amphiprion ocellaris isolate individual 3 ecotype Okinawa chromosome 17, ASM2253959v1, whole genome shotgun sequence encodes:
- the wu:fi75a02 gene encoding bromodomain-containing protein 4: MLSRPLPLNESDEGGRGLVAVTPPPALPLADEDNEDDTQTGFFSPLAPPWSSSSSSSPSSPPLPAVETAALSPPSYFSASLFSSAPPPSVSPSTPPPSVFVAPSTSSVFSPPPVARSPSFPPLPLSVPPSSSSHVSPLLPTSLHRSASSVSSPPALNPLPAVSLLSSPLTYFSPSLFSSAPPRPPLPSTSPGFSPVSSTPSVFFPPPPARSSTMTPSPPSVFSPPVALSVRPPPPSISPSSSSHCSPPLPASLHPLIPSMLSPPCAPSPSSFISPSLFSSAPPLHPPSVFLTPFTSVPSSHVSSAPLSASIHRPSISMLSPCPASSPAAPPSSVHLSPLFPSAPLPPHHFPSPPPPVSSPPSVFFTPPTCQILSTSSPPVAPPLFAPPPPAPCCPCSALLPRLLSAHRLEVRRLLRGAVASLGRRLDALERRSRSRKWRPTESSSHHNCSHAHLQHSSPDSEVAMPPLSSAQSQQRRKRRRTHRGGEFTENREEEGGRFVGRMEFSFRGGGQEELLTLHSYTQKKRRRREEGGASQSTKTISVIMRKNGCSWPRPSSQHAVHILPSSRCGLTFSQSGAFMISADQWCFSGWDPPFSLSSNHSASRLRLRSSSSFNSAHMLRLSAVTMEKMLESVRGQACWRPLRPLRDWTAPPSLSNDHCYIRAASSSSAFSVRRQQKQRANHSAQSFRLLRRRTPPLPACSASGLPVALPVVRSAAGSGFLSTNGERSKRVSQIRIRRASPRETLLTPMGLPKVKRLKKKEFSLEEIYTNKNYRSPSPNRSLETIFEEPREKDGALLLIGQQRRRRLLLFPDFTQPRKRKRPQGVGLPVAMAPRKRAAARRHCHGDTDDVDLDVMLVERLSALEDFLMRQGLEV; this comes from the exons ATGCTCTCTCGACCGCTGCCACTCAATGAGAGTGATGAAGGGGGGCGGGGCCTGGTAGCTGTGACCCCACCCCCTGCTCTCCCATTGGCTGATGAGGACAATGAAGATGACACACaaacag gatttttctctcctcttgcGCCTCCATggagctcctcctcttcctcctccccttcttctcctcctcttcctgcagtGGAGACAGCAGctctttctcctccctcttatttctctgcttctcttttctcctcagctcctcctccatctgTTTCTCCGTCTACTCCTCCTCCATCTGTCTTTGTAGCTCCTTCCAcctcttctgttttttctcctcctcctgtagctcgttctccttcttttcctcctcttcctctctctgttccTCCTTCGTCTTCCTCCCATgtttctcctcttctccctACATCCCTCCATCGTTCAGCTAGTTCTGTGTCTTCTCCTCCTGCCCTCAATCCTCTTCCTGCTGTGtccctcctttcttctcctctcacttatttctctccttctcttttctcctcagctcctcctcgtcctcctcttccttccacCTCTCCTGGCTTTTCTCCTGTTTCTTCAACTCCTTCagtgttttttcctcctccacctgctcGTTCTTCCACCATGactccttcacctccttctgTTTTCTCACCTCCTGTAGCTCTGTCTGTtcgccctcctcctccctctatttctccttcatcttcctcccattgttctcctcctctccctgcatccctccatcctctaaTACCTTCGATGTTGTCTCCTCCTTGtgctccttctccctcctcttttatctctccttctcttttctcctcagctcctcccctccatcctccatctgtCTTTTTAACTCCTTTCACCTCTGTACCTTCTTCCCATGtctcctctgctcctctctctgcatccatccatcgtcCTTCTATCTCCATGTTGTCTCCTTGTCCAGCCTCTTCTCCTGCTGCACCTCCTTCTTCTGTgcatctttctcctcttttcccttctgctcctcttcctcctcatcacttcccctctcctcctcctcccgtctcctctcctccttcagtATTTTTCACTCCTCCAACTTGTCAGATTCTTTCtacctcctctcctcctgttGCTCCACCCCTCtttgctcctcctcctcctgcccctTGTTGCCCCTGCTCGGCCCTCCTGCCCCGCCTCCTGTCGGCCCACCGGTTGGAGGTGCGTCGCCTCCTGCGAGGAGCCGTGGCTTCGCTCGGCCGCCGTCTGGATGCTCtggagaggaggagcaggagcaggAAGTGGAGGCCGACAGAAAGCTCCTCCCACCATAACTGTAGCCACGCCCACCTCCAACACTCATCACCAGACAGTGAGGTGGCCATGCCCCCTCTGTCCTCCGCCCAATCACAGCAgagaaggaagagaaggaggactcacagaggaggggagtttactgagaacagagaggaggagggtgggaggTTTGTGGGGAGGATGGagttctccttcagaggaggaggacaggaggagctgctgaCGCTGCACAGCTACACCCAGAAGAAAcggagaagaagagaggagggaggagccaGCCAATCAACGAAGACCATTAGTGTCATCATGAGGAAGAACGGCTGCAG CTGGCCCCGCCCCTCTTCCCAGCATGCCGTGCACATCCTCCCGTCATCTCGCTGTGGCTTGACCTTCAGCCAATCGGGGGCCTTTATGATCTCCGCTGACCAATGGTGTTTCTCTGGCTGGGACCCtcccttctccctctcctccaatCACAGTGCTTCCCGCCTGCGGctccgctcctcctcctcctttaacTCCGCCCACATGCTACGCCTGTCAGCTGTTACCATGGAGAAGATGTTGGAGTCGGTGAGGGGTCAAGCTTGTTGGAGGCCCCTGCGGCCCCTGAGGGACTGGACGGCCCCGCCCAGTCTGAGCAACGACCACTG TTACATTCGAGCGGCTTCGTCCAG CTCAGCGTTTTCCGTCCGGAGACAGCAGAAACAGCGAGCCAATCACAGCGCTCAGAGCTTCCGTCTGCTGCGACGACGAACCCCGCCCCTCCCTGCATGCTCAGCCAGCGGACTGCCTGTTGCCCTCCCTGTTGTCCGATCAGCAgcaggttcagggttcctcagCACCAACGGAGAG CGGAGTAAACGAGTGTCACAGATCCGAATCCGTCGGGCGTCACCTCGAGAAACGCTGCTCACACCCATGGGTCTGCCGAAGGTGAAAAG attaaagaagaaagagttcAGCTTGGAGGAGATTTACACCAACAAGAACTACAGAAGTCCCTCCCCCAACAG GAGTCTGGAGACCATCTTTGAGGAGCCACGTGAGAAAGACGGAGCACTGCTCCTGATTGGTCAGCAGAGACGGCGAcggctcctcctcttccctgacttcactcagcccaggaagaggaagaggccGCAAG gGGTGGGGCTTCCTGTTGCAATGGCACCAAGGAAACGGGCGGCGGCCCGGCGTCATTGCCACGGCGACACTGATGACGTGGACCTGGACGTGATGTTGGTGGAGCGACTGAGCGCGCTCGAAGACTTTCTGATGCGACAGGGCCTGGAGGTGTGA